From one Anabas testudineus chromosome 18, fAnaTes1.2, whole genome shotgun sequence genomic stretch:
- the ankrd46b gene encoding ankyrin repeat domain-containing protein 46, which produces MSYVFINDSSQTNVPLLQACIDGDLPFAKRLLETGCDPNIRDNRGRTGLHLAAARGNVDICRLLHKFGADLLATDYQGNTALHLCGHVDTIQFLVSNGLKIDICNHNGSTPLVLAKRRGVNKDAIRLLEGLEEQEVKGFNRGPHSKLETMQMADSESAMESHSLLNPNLQNSEGVLSSFRTTWQEFVEDLGFWRVLLLLVVIALLSLGIAYYVSGVLPFSSSQLELVH; this is translated from the exons ATGTCCTATGTCTTCATCAACGACTCGTCGCAGACCAACGTGCCTCTGCTGCAGGCCTGCATTGATGGAGACCTGCCCTTTGCCAAGAGGCTCCTGGAGACAGGATGTGACCCGAACATCCGTGACAACCGGGGCCGCACTGGCCTGCACTTAGCTGCTGCCCGAGGGAATGTGGACATATGTCGCCTTCTACACAAGTTTGGGGCCGATCTGTTGGCGACAGATTATCAAGGAAATACGGCGCTGCATCTGTGTGGCCATGTGGATACTATACAGTTCCTTGTGTCCAACGGGCTAAAGATTGATATCTG CAACCACAACGGATCAACTCCACTGGTGCTGGCAAAGAGACGCGGCGTCAACAAAGATGCCATTCGTCTCCTGGAGGGactggaggagcaggaggtgaAAGGCTTCAACAGAGGACCCCACTCCAAACTGGAGACCATGCAGATGGCCGACAGTGAGAG TGCGATGGAGAGCCACTCCTTACTCAACCCCAACCTGCAGAACAGTGAGGGCGTCCTGTCCAGCTTCAGGACCACCTGGCAGGAGTTTGTGGAGGACCTGGGCTTCTGGagagtcctgctgctgctggtggtcaTCGCTCTCCTCTCCCTGGGCATCGCATACTATGTCAGCGGAGTCCTGCCTTTCTCCAGCAGCCAGCTAGAGCTGGTGCACTGA